The following proteins are co-located in the Pedobacter frigiditerrae genome:
- a CDS encoding RagB/SusD family nutrient uptake outer membrane protein, giving the protein MKLKYILLICIAISICSCKKALDTEPTDFYTPANYFNTPEQLQQALNGVYGPMMSSRLYGQILTGYYETADELLSNRAADGDSRGFRYTLTPSNVNVHAIWLGCYQGINNANILLENINKPTMNEITRNRIKGQTLFLRAYYYWILTTHYQNVVVSLKPSTINDIDIPASTPKQVYTQIELDLKQAETLLQGYTSASLGYNDVVTVTAVQAMLARVYLYMAGYPVNDATKYQNCVDYCAKVINSGQHALNPDYKQVFINLMQDKYDVKENILEWGFATATAGTVTKGANDIGNFIGITSTIVATDPSSYSAVSWLYVTRNLFDAYEVNASSTSTPKTSFDLRRDWNCSNYVYAVSSSVRVKNAVTNPWLMPSGKFRREYAPAEARNVGIYGINWPVIRYSDILLMYAEAANQLVGPTDIPTGGSLTAYDAINMVRKRGYGILNGNVVKTITVSNGGTGYTTVPTVTITGGGGAGATATATISAGRVTGINVTSPGIIATGSYYTTAPNVTITGGNGTGAIATATITTGTEANLTLGLSKDNFQLALRDERLREFNAESLRKNDVTRWGNFYQDMITFKIYCEANGASASANGLVGARNVAPRNVWLPIPDYELNLNKSLVQNAGW; this is encoded by the coding sequence ATGAAACTAAAATATATACTTCTGATCTGCATTGCGATAAGCATTTGCTCTTGTAAAAAGGCATTAGACACAGAACCAACAGATTTTTATACCCCAGCAAATTATTTTAATACACCTGAACAATTGCAACAAGCACTAAATGGTGTTTACGGACCTATGATGAGCAGTCGCTTGTACGGACAGATATTAACTGGCTACTACGAAACGGCTGATGAATTATTATCCAATAGAGCAGCTGATGGAGATTCAAGAGGGTTTAGGTATACCCTTACGCCTTCAAATGTTAACGTACATGCTATTTGGTTAGGCTGCTATCAGGGAATTAATAATGCCAATATCCTGTTGGAGAATATCAATAAGCCAACTATGAATGAAATCACGAGGAATAGAATTAAAGGACAAACTTTATTCCTGAGAGCTTATTACTATTGGATTTTAACCACGCATTATCAAAATGTAGTGGTTAGTTTAAAACCTTCCACTATTAATGATATTGATATCCCAGCATCTACCCCAAAGCAAGTTTATACGCAAATTGAATTAGATTTAAAACAGGCCGAAACTTTATTGCAAGGCTATACGTCTGCAAGTTTAGGTTATAACGATGTAGTAACCGTTACAGCAGTGCAAGCCATGTTGGCAAGAGTATATTTATACATGGCCGGTTATCCAGTTAATGATGCTACGAAATATCAAAACTGTGTTGATTATTGTGCAAAGGTGATCAATTCTGGGCAGCACGCATTAAACCCAGACTATAAACAAGTTTTTATCAATTTAATGCAAGATAAATACGATGTGAAGGAAAACATTTTAGAATGGGGTTTTGCAACTGCTACAGCCGGAACAGTAACAAAGGGAGCTAATGATATTGGAAATTTCATCGGAATTACTTCAACTATAGTTGCCACAGATCCGTCTTCTTATAGTGCTGTAAGTTGGTTATATGTTACCCGTAACCTGTTCGACGCTTATGAGGTTAACGCAAGCAGTACATCTACACCTAAAACTTCTTTTGATTTAAGAAGGGATTGGAATTGTTCAAACTATGTATACGCTGTTTCTTCAAGTGTTAGGGTGAAAAATGCAGTCACAAATCCTTGGTTAATGCCATCAGGTAAATTTAGAAGGGAGTATGCGCCTGCTGAAGCACGTAACGTGGGGATTTATGGCATAAACTGGCCTGTAATTCGCTATTCAGATATTCTGTTAATGTATGCTGAGGCTGCAAACCAATTAGTAGGGCCAACTGATATCCCAACTGGGGGAAGTTTAACTGCATACGATGCCATCAATATGGTTCGTAAACGAGGTTATGGCATTTTGAATGGGAACGTAGTTAAAACCATTACCGTTTCTAATGGAGGAACTGGTTATACCACAGTACCTACAGTAACCATTACAGGTGGAGGTGGTGCTGGTGCAACTGCCACTGCAACCATCTCTGCAGGTAGAGTAACAGGTATTAATGTAACCAGTCCGGGTATTATTGCAACTGGAAGTTATTATACAACTGCACCTAATGTAACCATAACAGGAGGAAATGGAACGGGTGCAATTGCTACAGCAACTATTACTACAGGTACCGAAGCTAATTTAACACTAGGTTTAAGTAAGGATAATTTTCAACTCGCTTTACGAGATGAAAGATTACGTGAATTTAATGCAGAGTCACTACGCAAAAACGACGTTACCCGTTGGGGCAATTTCTATCAGGACATGATTACGTTTAAGATTTATTGTGAAGCTAATGGCGCAAGTGCAAGTGCAAATGGGTTAGTAGGTGCTAGAAATGTAGCACCCAGAAATGTTTGGCTTCCTATTCCTGATTATGAACTCAATTTAAATAAATCATTGGTGCAAAATGCAGGTTGGTAA
- a CDS encoding two-component regulator propeller domain-containing protein, with protein sequence MQMLSIKSIKYLFAILLVFGLGLIGYAQNRLVFNHLVVENGLSPNSVLSIVKDSQGFMWFGTKYGLNRYDGREIKVFKNSPQHKNSIASNDFVKALTLDNDKVLWVGSLWGLDKFNPESESFTHSVTGVDRANCIYKDREGVLWLGSNNGLTYSTDKNNKVFRAFNLGLKVPYQVQAIFQDHINRIWVGTTVGLVRLTKVKGRYHILFFNHSKDVNSISGNFITTVTEDQKKRLWVGTKYDGISLYEENKNSFKRFLHSDNSSNSLVNDHVRKILVDRWGKLWIGTQEGLSIINPETEKFENYVHDSADPSSLSQNSIHDIYEDNCGSVWIGTYFGGLDVVHTIVTPFEVYQDNKYKSSISSNIISTIVEDGKHNLWIGTEAGGLNYFNRETNTFKAYKNTLKDGASLSSNLVKSILIDKSQRVWIGTALGGINLFRPEKNDFVHYRSREFDKNSLSSDEVNCVFEDSEGKFWVGTQLGLDRFYPETGLFKPVNLKSISNTDKQVAIVFEDSKHNIWLGTRHSIKFRPKGSSNYVTFIGGSTPGLANSYANCFFEDKQGTIWIGTYHGGLSAYDPIKKTFRTYAAKEGLAEDNILAILEDDRGFLWLSSENGLIKFDKHRITFKVYNNSDGLPGNVFNNASSLRDSKGQMFFGGYNGLVSFYPDQIRENHFSPRVVFTSLKLFNENVQLDAEDGLLKKAMSLTKEITFSSKQNVFTIEFAALNYVKPKKNRYKYKLEGFDKNWSEGAIPSATYTNLPSGRYTFLVKGSNNDGLWNETPIKIEIRVLPPIWRTWWAYFLYAIAGGVLFYFILRFTRRQQRLESELYFEHLNNERQQELYQMKLDFFTRISHEIRTPLTLIFAPLEKLIKLTKENNMVNYQLYGIKRNTDRLLRLISELLDFRKIETGNAKLQVSENDLVAFCRSIYNSYEGLAEIKNIAYSFSCKEEQIYTWFDISQMEKVFYNILSNAFKYTPDGGKISFSIDKETEGVKVVIADTGIGIPLEVQDKIFTNFYQVNSGSATIEGWGIGLALVKNIVDLHSGEITVSSTPSSSVVNGNTALSVTLLLGKAHFKPDELLAEEMVIQAEASIPEIMVWNENSPLDKIIEEKKYTIQVVEDNDELRGFIVQSLQSTYHVLESLNGLEGWKKAIEHIPDLIVSDVTMPELNGLEFCSRLKAEESTNHIPVIMLTAMASHLHQVDGLEAGADIYITKPFSIQVLELSIRNLLQGRESLKEKYIKQIMLSPRKLESVSPDEKFLNKLMLLIEENMEDSEFNVSSLVENIGMSQTVLYKKIKALTGLSILDFTKSQRLKRAAQLLAEQNLSIAEVAYTVGFNDRKYFSKEFRKQFGVAPSEYNKKINE encoded by the coding sequence ATGCAAATGCTATCCATTAAAAGCATTAAATATTTGTTCGCTATACTCCTTGTATTTGGTTTAGGGCTGATCGGCTATGCCCAAAATCGCTTGGTATTTAATCACTTAGTTGTAGAAAATGGTCTTTCCCCAAATTCAGTATTGTCTATCGTTAAAGATTCACAAGGCTTTATGTGGTTTGGTACAAAATATGGATTGAATAGATACGATGGAAGAGAGATAAAAGTATTTAAAAACAGCCCTCAACATAAAAACAGTATTGCTTCTAATGATTTCGTAAAGGCATTAACCTTAGATAATGACAAGGTGTTGTGGGTTGGATCTTTATGGGGTCTAGATAAATTTAACCCAGAAAGCGAATCATTTACCCACAGTGTTACTGGAGTAGACCGGGCAAATTGCATCTACAAAGATCGAGAGGGCGTGCTTTGGTTGGGTAGTAACAACGGTTTAACCTATTCTACAGATAAAAACAACAAGGTTTTCAGGGCATTTAATTTAGGCCTAAAAGTACCCTACCAGGTTCAAGCTATTTTTCAGGATCATATTAATCGTATATGGGTGGGTACTACTGTGGGTTTGGTTAGATTAACTAAAGTAAAAGGTAGATATCATATTCTATTTTTCAATCATTCAAAAGATGTCAATTCAATAAGTGGGAACTTTATAACAACAGTTACAGAAGATCAAAAGAAAAGGTTGTGGGTTGGAACTAAATACGATGGAATTAGTCTGTATGAGGAAAACAAAAATTCATTTAAGCGCTTTTTACACAGCGATAATTCTTCAAATTCCTTAGTTAATGACCATGTTCGGAAGATTTTGGTTGATCGATGGGGAAAATTATGGATAGGTACCCAAGAGGGATTATCAATAATAAATCCTGAGACAGAGAAATTTGAAAATTACGTACATGACTCTGCAGATCCATCTAGCCTAAGCCAAAACTCGATACATGATATTTATGAGGATAATTGTGGTTCTGTTTGGATTGGTACCTATTTTGGTGGTCTCGATGTGGTACATACCATAGTTACGCCATTTGAAGTTTACCAAGACAATAAGTATAAAAGCAGTATCAGCAGTAATATTATCAGTACTATAGTTGAGGATGGAAAGCATAATTTATGGATTGGTACCGAGGCTGGCGGATTAAACTATTTTAACAGGGAAACAAACACCTTTAAAGCTTATAAAAATACACTGAAAGACGGTGCTAGTTTAAGCTCTAACCTAGTAAAATCTATTTTAATTGATAAATCACAAAGAGTTTGGATAGGGACCGCATTGGGCGGAATAAACCTATTTAGGCCAGAAAAAAACGATTTTGTTCATTACAGAAGTCGTGAGTTTGATAAAAATTCGCTGAGTTCTGATGAGGTAAACTGTGTATTTGAAGATAGTGAAGGCAAATTTTGGGTAGGTACACAATTGGGTTTAGATCGTTTTTATCCAGAAACCGGTTTATTTAAACCAGTAAACCTAAAGAGTATTAGTAATACAGACAAACAGGTTGCAATCGTATTTGAGGATTCAAAACATAACATTTGGCTTGGTACCAGGCATAGCATAAAGTTTAGGCCTAAAGGATCAAGTAATTATGTAACTTTTATTGGTGGCTCAACGCCTGGGCTTGCAAATAGTTATGCAAATTGTTTTTTTGAAGATAAACAAGGTACAATTTGGATTGGTACCTATCATGGTGGTTTAAGCGCTTATGACCCTATAAAAAAGACCTTTAGAACCTATGCTGCAAAAGAGGGATTAGCTGAGGATAATATATTAGCTATTTTAGAAGATGATAGGGGCTTTTTATGGTTGAGCTCTGAAAATGGTCTGATAAAATTCGATAAGCACCGAATCACCTTTAAGGTCTATAATAACAGCGATGGGCTTCCTGGAAATGTTTTCAACAATGCATCCAGTTTAAGAGACAGCAAAGGGCAAATGTTCTTTGGTGGCTATAATGGTTTGGTTTCCTTTTATCCTGATCAAATTAGGGAAAATCATTTTAGTCCACGTGTAGTATTTACTTCACTTAAACTTTTTAATGAGAACGTTCAGTTAGATGCCGAAGATGGTTTATTAAAAAAGGCAATGAGTTTAACTAAGGAAATAACCTTTTCTTCGAAGCAAAATGTTTTTACTATAGAGTTTGCTGCATTAAACTATGTTAAACCTAAAAAAAATAGATACAAGTATAAATTGGAGGGATTTGATAAAAATTGGAGTGAGGGGGCTATACCTTCGGCAACTTATACAAATTTACCCTCAGGAAGATATACCTTTTTGGTAAAAGGTAGTAATAACGATGGTCTTTGGAATGAAACACCAATAAAGATTGAAATTCGCGTTTTGCCACCTATTTGGCGAACTTGGTGGGCTTATTTTCTTTATGCTATTGCAGGTGGTGTTTTGTTCTATTTCATCCTCCGATTTACTCGCCGCCAACAGCGCCTCGAATCTGAGCTTTATTTTGAGCATTTGAATAATGAGCGCCAGCAGGAACTTTATCAGATGAAGCTGGATTTCTTTACGAGGATCTCACATGAGATACGTACACCACTTACCTTGATTTTTGCCCCGCTTGAAAAGTTGATCAAATTGACAAAGGAGAACAACATGGTCAATTATCAATTATATGGCATTAAAAGAAATACCGATAGGCTATTGCGATTGATTAGTGAGTTGTTGGATTTTAGAAAGATAGAAACTGGAAATGCTAAATTACAGGTGTCAGAAAATGATTTGGTTGCTTTTTGTCGTAGCATTTATAATTCTTACGAGGGCCTTGCGGAAATTAAAAATATAGCTTATAGTTTTAGCTGTAAGGAAGAGCAAATCTATACTTGGTTTGACATTAGCCAAATGGAAAAGGTTTTTTATAATATCCTTTCCAATGCCTTCAAATATACCCCAGATGGTGGTAAAATAAGTTTTTCTATTGATAAGGAAACTGAAGGTGTAAAGGTTGTGATTGCTGACACGGGTATAGGTATTCCACTAGAGGTGCAGGATAAAATATTTACCAACTTTTATCAGGTTAATTCAGGGTCTGCTACTATCGAAGGATGGGGGATAGGTTTAGCACTAGTTAAAAACATTGTAGACTTACACAGCGGTGAAATTACTGTTTCAAGTACACCATCTTCAAGTGTCGTTAACGGCAATACTGCACTTTCTGTAACCTTGTTATTGGGTAAGGCTCATTTTAAACCAGATGAATTGTTAGCAGAAGAGATGGTAATTCAGGCTGAAGCTAGCATTCCTGAAATAATGGTATGGAATGAAAATAGCCCTCTTGATAAAATAATTGAGGAGAAGAAATATACCATTCAGGTTGTTGAGGATAATGATGAGTTACGTGGCTTTATAGTGCAGTCTCTACAGTCAACCTACCATGTTCTAGAGAGCTTGAACGGTTTAGAAGGTTGGAAAAAAGCTATTGAACATATTCCTGATCTTATTGTTAGTGATGTAACCATGCCCGAACTTAACGGATTGGAATTTTGCAGTCGTTTAAAGGCTGAAGAAAGTACCAATCACATTCCGGTGATCATGCTTACAGCCATGGCCTCACATTTACACCAAGTTGATGGGTTAGAAGCAGGGGCTGATATTTATATCACTAAACCTTTTAGTATTCAAGTGCTTGAATTAAGTATCCGCAATCTTTTACAAGGACGTGAAAGTTTAAAGGAAAAATACATCAAGCAAATTATGCTGAGCCCAAGAAAGCTTGAATCTGTATCACCAGATGAAAAATTCTTAAACAAGCTGATGTTGCTTATTGAGGAGAACATGGAAGATTCAGAATTTAATGTGAGCAGTCTTGTGGAAAATATTGGAATGAGCCAAACTGTACTCTATAAAAAAATTAAGGCACTTACCGGTTTATCAATTCTCGACTTTACCAAATCTCAGCGACTAAAAAGAGCAGCCCAACTTTTAGCAGAACAAAACTTAAGTATTGCTGAAGTCGCTTACACTGTAGGCTTTAATGACAGAAAGTATTTTAGTAAAGAATTCCGTAAGCAATTCGGAGTTGCACCATCTGAATATAACAAAAAGATAAATGAGTAA
- a CDS encoding TonB-dependent receptor, with protein MNKLYNLRRVRGLSCWIVPYPKLLILFISLLLNANVYAQQKTIEGVVIDERSEPFPGVSILVKGTKVSVQTDKDGKFKIKALATDRLVFNYIGYGTQEAVVGTKTVINIALQPTSTSLNDVVVVGYGTQKRSDLTGSIGSVNMKDFAKAPVKSFDEALAGRVAGVQVQSSDGQPGAVANIVIRGAGSITQDNSPLYVVDGFPSESSNANSISPSDIESIDVLKDASATAIYGARGANGVVLITTKKGKSGPPQVVYNAYYGIQKIPEKVKLMDAYEFVRYIKDLNSPYADSTYLKNGTTLDSYRSATSLDMQDYVYQTGQNQNHDIAIRGGTEGTQYAISGNFNNQKGIVKFGGFKRYQGRFVLDQKINNKIKAGINANYAYSEQFGIPVSATNFYASSVFLYSVWGQRPTNGVSVSGKNYDPLVDFYDPVNEFGNNQDYRVNPLLNLQNQQTRFKTNNLTANAYGEYAILKNLTLRVAGGITKNNVETNILNNSKTQSGSKYVVSGPNGTIGFANQASWLSDNTLNYKTKFGKNHNFSALVNYNAQGNNSSNRSFTAFQLPNEDLGLDGLDLAAALNTSRVSNSSRWAMQSVLTRVNYDYKSKYLFTASIRADGSSKFPPGSKWGYFPSVSGAWRFSNEEFMKSVKWISNAKLRVGFGQSGNNRVGDFAYMQQLQLSNTNYWYSANNVPAQNGTYLSAIGNENLRWETSEQTNIGLDLGFLKDRINVTADIYRKRTKDLLLSASLPYSLGVEGSTGFKNVGSLQNQGLELTIDSRNIVTKDFTWSTNFNISFNQNKILALTDNQNYLLAGNGTFFNTTYSGLFPYISMVGNPLGQMYGLASDGVYQYNDFDKLPNGTYQLKSTVTASLAARSAVQPGDVKYKDINGDLLINNSDYTVIGNGLPKYTGGFSNNFSYKGFDLNVLLQWSVGNDVINANRYIFEGGIVANPNLNQYATYADRWTPTNPNNSYFRAGGQGAAAYASRVIEDGSYLKLRTVSFGYTIPKNTIQKWGMSNLRINVSAQNLATITGYSGMDPEISSRQSNLTPGFDYAGYPHSLTIVFGVNATF; from the coding sequence ATGAACAAACTTTACAATTTACGTAGGGTGAGAGGACTGAGCTGCTGGATTGTTCCTTATCCAAAGCTTTTGATTCTGTTTATCTCCTTATTATTAAACGCTAATGTTTATGCGCAACAAAAAACTATAGAAGGAGTTGTTATTGATGAAAGGAGCGAACCGTTTCCTGGTGTATCTATCTTAGTAAAAGGCACAAAAGTAAGTGTACAAACAGATAAAGATGGAAAATTCAAAATTAAAGCCCTAGCCACAGACCGATTAGTATTTAACTATATCGGTTACGGTACTCAAGAGGCGGTAGTAGGTACAAAAACTGTTATTAATATTGCACTGCAACCTACTTCAACTAGTCTAAATGATGTTGTGGTAGTGGGTTATGGTACCCAAAAAAGAAGTGACTTAACAGGGTCTATTGGCTCAGTTAATATGAAAGATTTTGCCAAGGCCCCAGTAAAATCATTTGATGAAGCCTTAGCAGGTAGAGTTGCGGGTGTACAGGTGCAGAGTAGCGATGGGCAACCTGGTGCTGTGGCTAATATCGTAATTAGAGGTGCAGGTTCAATTACACAGGATAACTCTCCACTTTATGTAGTAGATGGTTTCCCTTCCGAATCTTCTAACGCAAATTCTATCAGTCCATCTGATATCGAATCTATAGATGTATTAAAAGATGCATCAGCAACAGCAATTTATGGTGCTAGAGGTGCTAATGGTGTTGTTTTAATTACAACTAAAAAAGGTAAATCGGGTCCGCCGCAAGTTGTTTATAATGCCTATTACGGGATTCAAAAGATACCAGAAAAAGTAAAGTTAATGGATGCTTATGAGTTTGTAAGGTATATTAAAGACCTTAACTCGCCTTATGCAGATTCTACCTATTTAAAAAATGGCACCACACTAGATTCTTATAGAAGCGCTACAAGCCTTGATATGCAAGATTACGTTTATCAAACAGGGCAAAATCAAAACCATGATATTGCTATTAGGGGTGGAACAGAAGGTACGCAATATGCTATTTCGGGTAATTTTAACAACCAAAAAGGTATTGTGAAGTTTGGCGGTTTTAAAAGATATCAAGGTAGATTTGTTTTAGATCAGAAAATTAACAACAAAATTAAGGCAGGGATAAATGCTAATTATGCATATAGCGAACAGTTTGGTATCCCTGTAAGTGCAACTAATTTTTATGCCTCATCTGTATTTCTTTATTCTGTATGGGGACAAAGACCAACAAATGGTGTATCCGTTTCAGGAAAAAATTATGATCCATTGGTAGATTTTTATGATCCTGTTAATGAGTTTGGTAATAACCAAGATTATCGCGTAAACCCTTTACTTAATCTTCAAAATCAACAAACTAGATTTAAAACGAATAATTTAACGGCTAATGCTTATGGAGAATATGCCATTTTAAAAAACCTTACCTTAAGAGTAGCCGGAGGCATTACCAAAAATAATGTCGAAACTAATATCCTAAACAATTCTAAAACACAGTCTGGCAGCAAGTATGTGGTATCTGGCCCAAATGGAACTATTGGATTTGCAAATCAAGCAAGTTGGTTATCAGATAACACTTTAAATTATAAAACTAAGTTTGGTAAAAACCATAATTTCAGTGCCTTAGTGAATTATAACGCACAGGGTAACAATAGTTCTAACAGATCTTTCACTGCTTTTCAATTACCTAATGAAGATTTGGGTTTGGATGGACTTGATTTAGCTGCAGCTCTCAATACCAGCAGAGTTTCTAATAGCTCAAGATGGGCGATGCAATCTGTACTGACTAGAGTAAATTATGATTACAAGTCTAAGTATTTGTTTACAGCTTCTATAAGGGCTGATGGTTCTTCAAAATTCCCTCCAGGAAGTAAATGGGGTTATTTCCCGTCTGTATCTGGAGCTTGGCGCTTTAGCAATGAAGAATTCATGAAAAGCGTTAAATGGATTTCTAATGCAAAACTACGTGTTGGTTTTGGTCAGTCTGGTAATAATAGAGTAGGCGATTTTGCCTATATGCAGCAACTTCAGCTGTCAAATACCAACTATTGGTATTCTGCTAACAACGTGCCGGCTCAAAATGGAACCTATCTTTCTGCTATTGGTAATGAAAACTTAAGATGGGAAACTAGTGAGCAAACCAATATTGGTTTAGATTTAGGTTTTCTAAAAGATAGAATCAATGTTACTGCCGATATTTATCGTAAAAGAACTAAAGACCTGTTATTAAGTGCCTCGTTGCCTTACTCGCTAGGGGTAGAGGGAAGCACAGGCTTTAAAAATGTTGGGAGCCTACAAAACCAAGGATTAGAACTTACAATTGATTCTAGGAACATTGTAACCAAAGATTTTACATGGTCAACCAATTTTAACATTAGTTTTAACCAGAACAAGATTTTGGCTTTAACAGATAATCAAAATTACCTTTTAGCAGGTAACGGAACCTTTTTTAACACTACCTACAGTGGTTTGTTCCCTTATATATCTATGGTAGGTAATCCATTAGGTCAAATGTATGGTTTGGCATCAGATGGCGTTTATCAATATAATGATTTTGATAAATTGCCAAATGGAACTTATCAACTTAAATCTACTGTAACTGCAAGTTTAGCGGCTAGAAGTGCGGTGCAACCTGGAGATGTTAAGTACAAGGACATCAATGGTGATTTACTAATCAATAATTCAGATTATACGGTAATTGGAAATGGATTGCCTAAATATACCGGTGGTTTTTCTAATAATTTTAGCTATAAAGGATTTGACCTAAATGTATTGTTACAATGGTCGGTAGGTAATGATGTAATCAATGCCAATAGATACATTTTTGAAGGTGGTATTGTAGCAAACCCCAACTTAAACCAATATGCTACTTATGCTGATCGCTGGACACCAACCAATCCTAATAATTCTTATTTCAGGGCAGGTGGACAGGGAGCTGCTGCCTACGCTTCGAGGGTAATTGAAGATGGTTCGTACTTAAAATTGAGAACAGTTTCTTTCGGGTATACCATTCCCAAAAACACTATTCAAAAATGGGGTATGAGTAACCTGCGTATTAATGTTTCGGCGCAAAATTTGGCTACCATAACTGGCTATTCAGGTATGGATCCAGAAATTTCTTCTAGGCAAAGCAATCTTACACCAGGATTTGACTATGCAGGATACCCGCATTCATTAACTATTGTATTTGGTGTAAACGCTACTTTTTAA